In Daphnia pulicaria isolate SC F1-1A chromosome 9, SC_F0-13Bv2, whole genome shotgun sequence, a single genomic region encodes these proteins:
- the LOC124313243 gene encoding serine/threonine-protein kinase/endoribonuclease IRE1-like, protein MEYGGKSVTFDRKAVLGKGATAVVFSGTWGNQNVAIKRGELPKFNVREESTMKAIGHHENVIDCFGILKDCDFIYIILELCDATVEQYCQGSYKGIVPPDYQALYQMADGLHFIHSKNLAHRDISTSNVLIKLTGDKVVLKIADFGVCKIASNSGSLSMSGDGCKGTLPFIAPELLKQMQDDNYQESNENGVRGHTSNDIFSLGCVFYRFLTKDGHPFIKGAVKLCYLTINNRIKSNILDNKQSLERLSEEQAFAKALIVKMIDPEKEKRPQLEAVKEELYSHLNSIDLQSNCTPSVPYLVEGV, encoded by the exons atgGAGTATGGCGGTAAGTCAGTTACATTCGATAGGAAAGCCGTGTTGGGTAAAGGAGCTACTGCTGTCGTTTTCTCTGGCACATGGGGCAACCAAAATGTCGCTATCAAAAGAGGTGAATTGCCCAAATTCAACGTTCGTGAGGAAAGCACCATGAAAGCCATTGGGCATCATGAAAATGTCATCGATTGTTTTGGCATTTTGAAAGACTGTGATTTCAT atACATCATTTTAGAATTGTGTGATGCTACAGTGGAACAATATTGCCAAGGAAGTTACAAAGGAATTGTACCTCCTGATTATCAAGCCCTTTACCAGATGGCGGATGGACTACACTTCATTCACTCAAAGAACCTTGCCCATCGCGATATAAGCACAAGCAACGTGCTTATCAAGTTAACTGGTGACAAGGTCGTGCTGAAAATAGCTGATTTCGGGGTTTGTAAAATTGCTTCCAATAGCGGCAGCCTGTCGATGAGTGGTGATGGATGCAAAGGAACACTCCCTTTTATTGCTCCCGAGCTGCTCAAACAGATGCAAGATGATAACTATcaagaatcaaatgaaaatggagTAAGAGGGCACACCAGCAACGACATTTTCTCCTTGGGTTGCGTATTTTACCGATTTCTCACTAAAGATGGACATCCCTTTATAAAAGGCGCGGTGAAACTGTGTTATCTCACAATAAATAATCGGATTAAATCGAATATTCTCGATAACAAACAATCTTTGGAAC GCTTGAGTGAGGAGCAAGCTTTTGCCAAAGCTTTGATAGTAAAAATGATTGatccggaaaaagaaaaaagaccccAACTGGAAGCGGTAAAAGAAGAATTGTATTCACATTTAAATAGCATAGATCTGCAGTCAAACTGTACTCCTTCTGTTCCATACTTAGTTGAAGGTGTTTAA
- the LOC124313805 gene encoding pickpocket protein 28-like yields MTVEERPCWVGTKRKINQKINNEGFSVLKLSKEFARNTSIHGLKFIAQDHTTLMERIFWIILFLVGLFFALFFAWNLWDKWVQSPVLITIQTVNYPIKSYPFPAVTICSVNKVSTRALGEWMATEEAKDFKVNEIRRILEIMSTGLNWVENEGEFAVLGPLLLKANISSNDNKYEKLMKKLSPNCSKTIVFCSWEGLEEDCADLFVTQTADDGCCCSFNSVIIQRDSDTYLKNQQNRLRHARTSGVQAGLTVLLDAELDDYNVTSSSIDGFKVSIQDPMDFPQTSRKGFLASPGFQINAAVTGYTQRADDKLRVIDLKKRLCTTSQEITLKYFKNYTRPYCQLDCLTRFFLAECFCVPYYFPVPTRLPVCNVSSYPCLQRISG; encoded by the exons ATGACGGTGGAGGAAAGACCATGCTGGGTAGGGACAAAGAGGAAGATTAATCAGAAGATTAATAACGAGGGCTTTTCAGTGTTAAAATTGTCAAAAGAATTTGCCAGAAACACTTCGATTCATGGACTGAAATTCATAGCGCAAGACCACACTACATTGATGGAAAg GATATTCtggataattctttttttagttggaTTATTCTTTGCTTTATTCTTCGCTTGGAATTTATGGGATAAATGGGTACAATCTCCGGTCCTCATCACTATTCAAACGGTTAATTATCCC ATCAAAAGCTATCCTTTTCCAGCTGTCACAATTTGCAGTGTGAACAAAGTTTCGACTCGGGCACTCGGAGAATGGATGGCTACAGAAGA AGCGAAAGATTTCAAGGTGAATGAGATTCGTCGTATTTTGGAGATTATGTCAACCGGGTTGAATTGGGTCGAAAATGAGGGAGAATTCGCTGTTCTTGGTCCACTATTACTCAAGGCCAATATTAGCAGCAATGACAATAAGTACGAAAAGCTCATGAAAAAG CTATCTCCAAATTGTTCCAAGACAATTGTCTTCTGTTCGTGGGAGGGCCTAGAAGAGGACTGCGCCGATCTATTTGTAACGCAGACGGCCGATgatggctgttgttgttcatTCAACTCAGTGATCATCCAGCGCGATAGCGAcacctatttaaaaaatca GCAGAACCGACTTAGGCACGCCCGAACTAGTGGGGTACAAGCAGGACTCACCGTTCTATTGGACGCCGAACTTGACGATTACAATGTCACTTCATCTTCTATAGATGGCTTTAAG GTATCGATTCAAGACCCAATGGACTTTCCTCAGACCTCACGGAAAGGTTTCCTTGCGAGCCCGGGATTTCAAATTAATGCGGCTGTCACCGGTTACACCCAGAGAGCAGATGATAAGCTTAGGGTCATCGATCTTAAGAAAAGGTTATGCACCACCAGTCAAGAAATAactctaaaatattttaaaaactacaCCCGACCTTATTGCCAGCTCGATTGCTTGACACGGTTCTTTTTGGCCGAGTGCTTTTGCGTCCCTTATTACTTCCCAG TTCCGACTCGGCTACCAGTCTGCAATGTCTCATCTTATCCCTGCCTGCAAAGGATATctggttaa
- the LOC124313278 gene encoding serine/threonine-protein kinase/endoribonuclease IRE1-like, with translation MMDIEVTFDRRQVLGRGAFASVFVGKWRNIDVAVKRIQLHDLLTDREEMAMKDLDHPNVIKLLAFEEDCDFKYLILELSLGTVEEYCNGKYTGIMPPEPDALYQMADGLSYIHSRNLVHRDVSTGNVLIAKNEDQVILLKISDFGFCKPASNTGSFSMSEGSKGTKKYVAPEMLKLMDQRSGGEKPRGNASSDIFSMGCLFFTYLTKGLHPFSDGSIHTIPLNIIDNRQYLGSLDERHGYALPLIKGMIQADPETRLGLDKVKEELLPLVRPSAV, from the exons ATGATGGATATAGAGGTTACGTTTGATCGCAGGCAAGTGTTGGGTCGTGGTGCATTCGCCTCGGTGTTCGTCGGTAAATGGAGAAACATTGACGTCGCCGTCAAGAGGATTCAACTTCACGACCTACTTACTGATCGTGAGGAGATGGCCATGAAAGACCTTGACCATCCAAATGTTATCAAACTCCTCGCGTTTGAAGAAGACTGTGATTTCAA ATATTTAATTCTGGAACTTAGTTTGGGAACGGTAGAAGAGTATTGTAATGGAAAGTATACAGGTATTATGCCGCCCGAACCTGATGCGCTGTACCAGATGGCCGACGGATTGTCTTACATTCATTCCAGGAATCTAGTCCACCGCGATGTGAGCACTGGAAATGTGCTTATTGCCAAAAATGAGGATCAAGTGATCTTGCTGAAGATTTCGGATTTTGGTTTTTGCAAGCCAGCATCCAACACCGGAAGCTTCTCGATGAGCGAAGGTTCCAAAGGAACCAAAAAATACGTCGCTCCGGAAATGTTGAAATTGATGGATCAAAGATCGGGAGGTGAAAAGCCGAGGGGTAATGCGAGCAGCGACATTTTCTCTATGGGGTGTCTTTTCTTCACTTATCTTACCAAAGGCCTTCATCCCTTTTCCGACGGATCCATTCATACAATTCCATTGAACATTATCGACAACAGACAGTATTTAGGAA GCTTGGATGAGAGACACGGTTATGCTTTACCTTTGATTAAAGGGATGATTCAAGCAGATCCTGAAACGAGACTGGGATTGGATAAAGTTAAAGAGGAATTGCTTCCGCTTGTACGTCCTTCAGCTGTCTGA
- the LOC124313251 gene encoding serine/threonine-protein kinase/endoribonuclease IRE1-like: MAREGRQGIRLTDEVSCYTNKVLGEGRVACVFPGIKGNCKVAIKRIQKENFNKLEESCMKALNHPNVLEFFDLIEEQHFTYIVLEICDATVEDYCRGEYKGKVPSDRSALFQMADGLDHIHSKGFAHRDISSNNVLIKLTGDEAVMKISDFGVCKPASETQSFSMSGDGVKGTIPFLAPELLRQMLSVENHQDTNEGRSGVRGHISNDIFSLGCVFYRFLTKDGHPFMHGVVESSFNSIISKIISNIVENNQYLEGLGETQTFAQSLIERMIQPDKDKRPQINKVKQELNSHLNN, encoded by the exons ATGGCGCGTGAAGGAAGGCAAGGCATACGGCTAACAGACGAAGTAAGTTGTTATACAAATAAAGTGTTAGGAGAAGGAAGGGTTGCGTGTGTTTTTCCTGGAATTAAAGGAAACTGTAAAGTAGCCattaaaagaattcaaaaagaaaatttcaacaaactgGAGGAAAGTTGCATGAAAGCTCTGAATCATCCCAATGTCCTGGAATTTTTTGATCTTATAGAAGAACAACACTTTAC GTACATAGTCTTGGAAATCTGTGACGCTACAGTGGAAGATTATTGTCGAGGTGAATACAAGGGGAAAGTGCCAAGCGATCGCTCCGCCCTGTTTCAGATGGCGGACGGGTTGGATCACATTCATTCGAAAGGTTTTGCTCACCGCGATATCAGCTCCAATAATGTGCTCATCAAGTTAACTGGCGATGAGGCCGTAATGAAAATTTCTGATTTTGGAGTATGCAAGCCGGCTTCCGAAACCCAAAGTTTTTCTATGAGTGGTGATGGTGTTAAAGGAACGATTCCATTTCTGGCTCCCGAGCTGCTCAGACAGATGCTAAGTGTTGAGAATCATCAAGATACAAATGAGGGTCGAAGTGGAGTAAGAGGGCACATCAGCAACGATATTTTCTCTTTGGGTTGCGTGTTTTACAGATTCCTCACTAAAGATGGACATCCCTTTATGCACGGCGTGgtggaaagttctttcaatAGCATAATCTCTAAGATTATATCGAATATTGTCGAAAACAATCAATATTTGGAAG GTTTGGGCGAGACTCAAACCTTCGCGCAATCTTTAATAGAAAGGATGATTCAACCCGACAAAGACAAAAGACCTCAGATCAACAAGGTTAAACAAGAACTGAATTCTCacttgaataattaa
- the LOC124313242 gene encoding serine/threonine-protein kinase/endoribonuclease IRE1-like isoform X2, translating to MMDIEVTFDRRQVLGRGAFASVFVGKWRNIDVAVKRIQLHDLLTDREEMAMKDLDHPNVIKLLAFEEDCDFKYLILELSLRTVEEYCNGKYTGIMPPEPDALYQMADGLSYIHSRNLVHLDVSTGNVLIARNEDQVILLKISDFGFCKPASNTGSFSTSEGSKGTKKYVAPEMLKLMDHRSGGEKPRGNASSDIFSMGCLFFIYLTKGLHPFSDGSIHTIPLNIIDNRQYLGSLDERHGYALPLIKGMIQADPETRLGLDKVKKQLLPLLRPSAV from the exons ATGATGGATATAGAGGTTACGTTTGATCGCAGGCAAGTGTTGGGTCGTGGTGCATTCGCCTCGGTGTTCGTCGGTAAATGGAGAAACATTGACGTCGCCGTCAAGAGGATTCAACTTCACGACCTACTTACTGATCGTGAGGAGATGGCCATGAAAGACCTTGACCATCCAAATGTTATCAAACTCCTCGCGTTTGAAGAAGACTGTGATTTCAA ATATTTAATTCTGGAACTTAGTTTGAGAACGGTAGAAGAGTATTGTAATGGAAAGTATACAGGTATTATGCCGCCCGAACCTGATGCGCTGTACCAGATGGCCGACGGATTGTCTTACATTCATTCCAGGAATCTAGTCCACCTCGATGTGAGCACTGGAAATGTGCTTATTGCCAGAAATGAGGATCAAGTGATCTTGCTGAAGATTTCGGATTTTGGTTTTTGCAAGCCAGCATCCAACACCGGAAGCTTCTCGACGAGCGAAGGTTCCAAAGGAACCAAAAAATACGTCGCTCCGGAAATGTTGAAATTGATGGATCATAGATCGGGAGGTGAGAAGCCGAGGGGTAATGCGAGCAGTGACATTTTCTCTATGGGgtgtctttttttcatttatcttACCAAAGGCCTTCATCCCTTCTCCGACGGATCCATTCATACAATTCCATTGAACATTATTGACAACAGACAGTATTTAGGAA GCTTGGATGAGAGACACGGTTATGCTTTACCTTTGATTAAAGGGATGATTCAAGCAGATCCTGAAACGAGACTGGGATTGGATAAAGTTAAAAAGCAATTGCTTCCGCTTTTACGTCCTTCAGCTGTCTGA
- the LOC124312813 gene encoding cadherin-86C-like, producing MSTVRWHLCLVCELLVLIIAVSENVRANLPTFDEDSRMRILLLPFATRAGSTIYRVRASDPDFDHPLEFSFTSLKHPKLLSLEILPCGKQHSVCEANVILNEAVELDKIYELSLSVRDTSGGTTTVFCTIQATNASSSATDSFQHLNQYLTVPENLPRDSVVDYFIARKNTNNIRGIRVELRKTKQSWNFRIADKLAGSDRTNCSIILEQPLDFETQTVHILRILAVNAYVDNRLDTRNVVEVVIYVFVMDIQDTPPFFVRAPPITAVSDKLEIGKVVLRVKAEDGDKGNPRDIHYVIMVDNNPFAPFFFMEPQTGELKVRKKLVPLNQMVRSKAPFLLTIMAEELGSLINEANTTTTVDIALMVEDETNDPPEFNSDRYVAHLMENSPVGTALYFGDGQNPQVTDNDQGHNGIFSLSLLGDNSTFEISPSVAENAATFTIRVKNPALIDFEKTQQLRFKVVAEEVQHGSNKVSTSEVIVYITDDNDHIPVFEKDTYIAEIPEHSSPGTVVIQVRATDTDSGKYGTVRYTQLHGIFSKALVLDPISGLITVGSGVLLDREISPEITVTVEARDMEGTGRSATVPVIIRLLDINDNAPQFIGLPYETNLTPDLSRLTSKVVVQAVDNDTSPTNGAIRYEIVRGNFESKFKISELSGEVTLMAPLTSTNLPSLIQLQVRAYDLGVPHLHAETVVQVFTQEVIARSIHFLVPKRMEYLPEKAEDVRRMEVLLTLLTGAPTTINNVQPYLDELIALSERIDNLNQDSQKSRLIATVRFPPHAAIVDVQRIRDAMISNEFDLNGSGVSIEKEYRYKNNLLLWLLITFILFFVAIMIFLAICCCCPGCYCYNDPKKMGRFGGGVRPVMVVDGRSGQASDLTTPGRKEAWSGGKRMSQVRRTTRLGTLPEAESHRRPFRIPNNNGGMQHIYSEETGNVNYDPSRGGRHYVEENDMEFLEIQPEDSASHHGAGDNAFYYQRMGNADVMKLDTAIHRHRRISTDSQSKVRRSNSEPRLNESEVDQVEAGNSSKSMINFPHRSSIEDQMGNNMNWRLATEPQHRNSLNKYVQSPILEETDSALERELQTGSSFYLRPKGLFDFHHNGGRNGGQRQFHPSDVERGARQAWDRTDSGNAMLNEGSNVQLKRPESFSKEIKELEKELPYFNNRSSFLRHKLNLNKKNNKKQPRVTSSSRNPIMVDGDETESASSNDRSQRNSGRNAASVSYTKPNKLLTEDDHDSGIVLNPQQQQQLGNGNNRSRFLEKKSIFTIAYDEVATTKIPSATDNLPA from the exons ATGTCGACTGTCAGGTGGCACTTGTGTCTGGTCTGCGAGTTGTTGGTGTTGATCATCGCCGTGTCGGAGAACGTCCGCGCCAATTTGCCGACCTTCGACGAGGATTCCAGGATGAGGATTCTGCTCCTGCCGTTCGCAACTCGGGCCGGATCGACCATCTACCGCGTCCGGGCGTCCGATCCCGATTTCGACCATCCCCTCGAGTTCAGTTTCACAA GCCTGAAGCATCCGAAACTGTTGTCGCTGGAAATTCTTCCGTGCGGCAAACAGCATTCCGTCTGCGAGGCGAACGTCATCCTGAACGAGGCAGTCGAGTTGGACAAGATTTACGAATTGAGTCTGTCGGTTCGTGACACTTCGGGAGGCACAACGACCGTCTTTTGTACCATTCAGGCCACCAACGCTTCGTCGTCGGCCACCGACTCATTCCAACATTTGAACCAGTATCTCACAGTGCCTGAA AATTTACCCAGAGATTCCGTGGTCGACTATTTTATCGCGCGGAAGAACACCAATAATATTCGTGGCATCCGAGTGGAGCTAAGg aAGACGAAGCAATCGTGGAATTTCCGGATTGCTGATAAATTAGCTGGATCGGATAGGACCAATTGTTCCATTATCCTTGAACAACCGTTAGATTTTGAAACTCAAACTGTTCACATCCTTCGGATTTTAGCAGTG aaCGCCTATGTCGACAACCGACTAGACACTCGCAACGTGGTGGAAGTTGTCATCTACGTTTTTGTTATGGATATTCAAGATACTCCGCCCTTTTTCGTTAGGGCTCCGCCCATCACGGCCGTATCCGACAAACTTGAAATA GGTAAAGTTGTGCTGAGAGTTAAAGCTGAAGACGGCGATAAGGGTAATCCGCGTGATATTCATTACGTCATCATGGTCGATAACAATCCATTCGCCCCCTTCTTCTTTATGGAACCGCAAACAG GTGAGTTGAAAGTGAGgaagaaacttgttcctctgaACCAAATGGTGCGCTCAAAAGCACCTTTCCTGCTCACCATTATGGCTGAAGAGCTTGGGAGTTTAATTAATGAGGCCAACACAACGACCACAGTTGACATTGCACTAATGGTTGAAGATGAAACAAACGATCCCCCAGAATTCAACTCGGACCG GTATGTAGCCCATTTGATGGAAAACTCACCTGTAGGAACTGCTCTGTACTTTGGAGACGGCCAAAACCCTCAAGTTACTGACAACGATCAG ggccaCAACGGAATATTTTCCTTATCGTTACTAGGCGATAAttctacttttgaaatttcgccTTCTGTGGCTGAAAACGCGGCCACTTTTACTATTCGCGTGAAAAATCCAGCTCTTATCGATTTCGAAAAGACCCAGCAGCTTCGCTTCAAG GTTGTGGCGGAAGAAGTCCAGCACGGAAGCAACAAGGTCAGCACATCAGAGGTGATTGTGTACATAACGGACGACAATGACCACATCCCCGTCTTTGAGAAAGACACTTACATCGCCGAGATACCCGAGCACTCGTCGCCCGGAACAGTGGTTATCCAA GTCAGAGCCACCGATACCGACTCCGGTAAATACGGAACAGTTCGCTACACGCAGCTTCACGGCATCTTTTCAAAGGCTCTTGTCCTAGACCCCATTTCCGGATTGATCACCGTCGGCTCGGGAGTTTTACTGGACCGTGAAATTTCGCCAG aaattacaGTAACGGTGGAGGCCAGAGATATGGAAGGAACTGGCCGTTCAGCTACTGTGCCCGTCATTATTCGCCTTTTGGACATCAACGACAATGCACCTCAATTCATTGGTCTTCCCTACGAAACCAATTTAACTCCCGATCTTAGCCGGTTAACTTCTAAAGTTGTTGTCCAg GCAGTCGATAATGATACCAGTCCGACTAATGGGGCGATCCGATACGAAATCGTCCGAGGAAATTtcgaatcaaaatttaaaattagcgAATTATCAg GTGAGGTGACTCTGATGGCACCATTGACATCGACCAATTTGCCATCGCTGATCCAGCTTCAAGTGCGGGCCTACGATTTGGGTGTACCTCATTTGCATGCAGAGACGGTCGTTCAAGTATTCACGCAAGAAGTTATCGCCCGCAGCATTCATTTTCTGGTGCCAAAACGCATGGAATACCTTCCGGAGAAAGCGGAAGACGTGAGAAGGATGGAAGTGTTACTGACGTTATTGACCGGAGCCCCCACAACCATCAACAATGTCCAGCCGTACCTGGACGAACTTATAGCTCTCAGCGAAAGAATCGACAACTTGAATCAGGACAG cCAAAAGAGCCGATTGATCGCCACGGTCCGTTTCCCTCCGCACGCGGCCATTGTCGATGTCCAGCGCATTCGTGACGCAATGATCTCGAACGAATTCGATTTGAACGGCAGCGGAGTTTCAATC gAGAAAGAGTACCGCTATAAAAACAATCTTTTATTGTGGCTCCTGATTACTTTCATCCTGTTTTTCGTGGCCATCATGATTTTCTTAGccatttgctgctgttgccctGGATGCTACTGCTACAACGATCC gaaaaagatgGGCCGTTTCGGCGGAGGCGTTCGGCCAGTTATGGTCGTCGATGGAAGGAGTGGCCAGGCTTCTGATTTGACAACTCCAG gcCGGAAGGAAGCTTGGAGTGGAGGGAAAAGGATGAGTCAGGTCCGGCGAACGACTCGGCTGGGTACTTTGCCGGAAGCCGAATCTCACAGACGTCCCTTCCGCATTCCCAACAACAACGGAGGGATGCAACACATTTACTCGGAAGAGACTGGAAACGTCAATTATGATCCATCACGAGGTGGCCGGCACTACGTCGAAGAAAACGACATGGAATTCCTGGAAATCCAGCCGGAAGACTCTGCCAGTCATCACGGAGCTGGCGACAATGCTTTTTACTATCAAAGGATGGGCAATGCGGATGTGATGAAGCTGGACACGGCCATCCACCGCCACCGTCGCATCTCGACCGATTCTCAGTCGAAAGTCAGGCGGAGTAACAGCGAGCCCAGACTCAACGAGTCGGAAGTGGATCAAGTCGAGGCCGGCAACTCGTCCAAATCCATGATCAATTTCCCACATCGCTCATCCATCGAAGACCAGATGGGTAATAATATGAACTGGCGTCTGGCAACCGAGCCCCAACAccgcaacagcctcaacaaataCGTTCAAAGTCCCATCCTGGAGGAGACGGACAGCGCGTTGGAGCGGGAATTACAAACCGGATCGAGTTTCTACCTCCGACCCAAAGGTCTTTTCGATTTCCACCACAACGGCGGACGAAACGGTGGGCAGCGGCAGTTTCATCCGTCGGATGTGGAGAGGGGAGCCAGGCAGGCGTGGGACCGGACGGATTCCGGCAATGCCATGCTGAACGAAGGCAGCAACGTCCAGCTCAAGCGGCCGGAAAGCTTTtcgaaagaaatcaaagagCTGGAAAAAGAGTTGCCTTATTTCAATAATCGATCGAGTTTTCTGCGtcacaaattgaatttgaataagaagaacaacaagaaACAGCCTAGAGTGACATCCAGCAGCCGGAATCCCATCATGGTGGATGGAGATGAGACGGAGAGTGCCAGTAGCAACGATCGCTCACAGCGCAATTCCGGCCGCAATGCCGCTTCCGTGTCCTACACGAAGCCCAACAAATTGTTGACTGAAGACGACCACGATTCCGGAATTGTTCTCAAtcctcaacagcagcagcagctgggtAACGGAAACAACCGCAGCCGATTTCTGGAGAAGAAATCCATTTTCACCATCGCTTACGACGAAGTCGCCACAACGAAAATTCCATCGGCCACAGACAATCTCCCTGCGTAA